The Streptomyces phaeolivaceus genome has a window encoding:
- a CDS encoding potassium channel family protein, translating to MLPGFFTRAVELLLGRDGKGRPLHLQAAGAATAVLVVVMLLGSWAVIVAEHGAPRANLTSYPKALWWSVETATTVGYGDFFPVTLWGRVVGAVVMVVGITTYGMVTAALATWFVGREQKRHELTHRAHELCDETAHALHERFDRLERMLGAKGDGD from the coding sequence GTGCTTCCCGGGTTCTTCACCAGGGCCGTCGAGCTGCTGCTCGGCCGGGACGGCAAGGGCCGCCCCCTCCATCTGCAGGCGGCGGGCGCCGCCACCGCCGTGCTGGTCGTGGTGATGCTGCTCGGCTCCTGGGCCGTGATCGTCGCCGAGCACGGCGCGCCGCGCGCCAATCTCACCTCGTACCCGAAGGCTTTGTGGTGGTCCGTCGAGACGGCCACGACCGTCGGCTACGGCGACTTCTTCCCGGTGACGCTCTGGGGCCGGGTCGTCGGCGCGGTCGTCATGGTCGTCGGCATCACCACGTACGGCATGGTCACCGCCGCCCTCGCCACCTGGTTCGTGGGCCGGGAGCAGAAGCGGCATGAACTGACCCACCGGGCACATGAGTTGTGCGACGAGACCGCGCACGCCCTGCACGAGCGGTTCGACCGGCTGGAGCGGATGCTCGGCGCCAAGGGGGACGGCGACTGA
- a CDS encoding putative leader peptide → MPRAPRAVHLHSRPHIDLLRVAGALCRS, encoded by the coding sequence GTGCCCCGAGCGCCGCGCGCCGTCCACCTCCACTCCCGGCCCCATATCGATCTCCTGCGCGTGGCCGGCGCGCTCTGTCGCTCCTGA
- a CDS encoding GNAT family N-acetyltransferase → MAHQTDFRGGGAPLALPDVPVLDNAVWASLDGPHVRFAERVGRAARYRDGMYAFAALADPEDPAAWADLRTLVGPGADVRVKPVHRVPEGWEVIGGGQGVQLVDTALRAEYAPEAVRLGPDDVPEILDLVARTRPGPFLKRTIDMGTYLGIRDGRGRLIAMAGERIHPPGWTEISAVCTDPDHRGRGLATRLIRAVAAGIRERGETPFLHAAADNVSAIRLYASLGFTLRRRSTILAVRSPGTPGEAPVL, encoded by the coding sequence GTGGCCCACCAGACCGACTTCCGCGGGGGCGGAGCCCCGCTCGCACTCCCCGATGTACCGGTTCTCGACAACGCCGTCTGGGCCTCCCTCGACGGCCCGCACGTCCGCTTCGCCGAACGGGTCGGCCGGGCCGCCCGCTACCGGGACGGCATGTACGCCTTCGCCGCCCTGGCTGACCCCGAGGACCCGGCGGCCTGGGCCGACCTGCGCACCCTCGTCGGCCCCGGGGCCGACGTACGGGTCAAGCCGGTCCACCGGGTGCCGGAAGGCTGGGAGGTGATCGGCGGTGGACAAGGTGTCCAACTGGTGGACACCGCGCTCCGGGCCGAGTACGCGCCCGAAGCCGTACGGCTGGGGCCCGACGACGTCCCCGAGATCCTGGACCTCGTCGCCCGCACCCGACCGGGCCCCTTCCTCAAGCGGACCATCGACATGGGCACCTATCTCGGCATCCGGGACGGGCGAGGACGGCTCATCGCCATGGCCGGGGAGCGCATCCACCCGCCCGGCTGGACCGAGATCAGCGCGGTCTGCACCGACCCCGACCATCGCGGCCGGGGCCTCGCCACTCGGCTGATCCGCGCGGTCGCCGCGGGCATCCGCGAACGAGGCGAGACACCCTTCCTGCACGCCGCCGCCGACAACGTCTCCGCGATCCGGCTCTACGCGTCCCTCGGCTTCACCCTGCGCCGCCGCTCCACGATCCTGGCGGTCCGCAGCCCGGGAACACCCGGTGAGGCCCCGGTGTTGTGA
- a CDS encoding glutathione S-transferase C-terminal domain-containing protein, giving the protein MSAMPVHALNAVPSPRPLPSFRGRIGCDARSGHYAVPRRYRLHLSLSCPGALRIAVVHSLLGLADVCPVTLLPAVPDGPNGEHPALRPLYEASAHRYPGAAVAPVLSDDWSGRIVSTHAPDIMRDLARRFGGSRPELYPAGAEAEIEGVTRLCEQGMDGTAQRAGRADADDPERRDALGSLLRTLRSLDARLAGQRHILGDELTAADVELWVALVRLDTVHRWHLDASAVHRVADHPHLWAYARRLAAHPAFGPHLDLDGIARRHHAHCQGLEAAGAAVQILDWAAHVPDQAVSTDGQASHVLD; this is encoded by the coding sequence ATGTCCGCCATGCCCGTCCACGCCCTGAACGCCGTTCCGTCGCCGCGCCCCCTGCCCTCCTTCCGGGGCAGGATCGGCTGCGACGCGCGCAGCGGCCACTACGCCGTGCCGCGCCGCTACCGGCTCCATCTGTCGCTGTCCTGTCCGGGCGCCCTGCGCATCGCCGTCGTCCACAGCCTCCTCGGGCTGGCGGACGTCTGCCCCGTGACCCTCCTGCCCGCCGTGCCCGACGGCCCGAACGGCGAGCACCCCGCGCTGCGCCCGCTGTACGAGGCGAGCGCCCACCGCTACCCCGGGGCGGCCGTGGCGCCCGTCCTCAGCGACGACTGGTCCGGACGGATCGTCAGCACTCACGCCCCCGACATCATGCGCGACCTCGCCCGGCGCTTCGGCGGCAGCCGGCCCGAGCTGTACCCGGCGGGCGCGGAGGCCGAGATCGAGGGCGTCACGCGCCTGTGCGAGCAGGGCATGGACGGCACCGCCCAGCGCGCCGGACGCGCCGACGCCGACGATCCGGAACGCCGTGACGCGCTCGGCTCCCTGCTGCGCACCCTGCGCTCCCTGGACGCCCGGCTCGCCGGACAGCGGCACATCCTCGGCGACGAACTCACCGCCGCAGACGTCGAGTTGTGGGTCGCCCTGGTGCGGCTCGACACCGTGCACCGCTGGCACCTGGACGCCTCCGCCGTGCACCGCGTCGCCGACCACCCGCACCTGTGGGCGTACGCCCGCCGCCTGGCCGCCCACCCCGCCTTCGGCCCCCACCTCGACCTCGACGGCATCGCCCGCCGCCACCACGCCCACTGTCAGGGCCTGGAGGCGGCCGGCGCTGCCGTACAGATCCTGGACTGGGCCGCCCACGTCCCCGACCAGGCCGTATCGACAGACGGACAGGCGTCCCATGTACTGGACTGA
- a CDS encoding ABC transporter substrate-binding protein: protein MPTHTRFSRRSLLRGITAATAAVTLATGLAACGGDTEAATKTGSAFAGTVTVGQLSNGAAKETKIKVSEVKSISAKLPAALKKSGKLVIGSGTLPSGSPPLGFIGSDQKTVTGSEPDLARLVAAVFGLEPEVRQSTWENLFIGIDSGKVDVGFSNITDTEERKQKYEFASYRKDDLAFETKKDNDWSFDGNYENLAGKTVSVGNGTNQEKILLEWKAKLAKEGRKPLTVKYFQETNSLYLALSSGKIDAYFGPSPNLAYHAAKTEGTPQATRIAGQFSGAGETLQGLIAATAKKDSGLAEPLAEAINYLIDNGQYADWLKAWNLSNESVEKSEVNPPGLPLTNS, encoded by the coding sequence ATGCCCACGCACACCCGGTTCTCCCGGCGCAGCCTGCTGCGCGGCATCACCGCGGCGACCGCCGCCGTCACCCTCGCCACCGGGCTCGCCGCCTGCGGGGGCGACACCGAGGCCGCCACCAAGACGGGATCCGCCTTCGCCGGCACGGTCACCGTCGGACAACTGTCCAACGGCGCGGCCAAGGAGACCAAGATCAAGGTCTCCGAGGTGAAGTCCATCAGCGCCAAGCTGCCCGCCGCGCTCAAGAAGAGCGGCAAGCTGGTGATCGGATCCGGCACGCTGCCGTCCGGCAGTCCGCCGCTCGGCTTCATCGGCAGCGACCAGAAGACGGTCACGGGCTCCGAGCCCGACCTCGCCAGACTGGTGGCCGCCGTGTTCGGCCTCGAACCCGAGGTGCGTCAGTCGACCTGGGAGAACCTGTTCATCGGGATCGACAGCGGCAAGGTGGACGTCGGCTTCTCCAACATCACCGACACGGAGGAGCGCAAGCAGAAGTACGAGTTCGCCTCCTACCGCAAGGACGACCTGGCCTTCGAGACGAAGAAGGACAACGACTGGAGCTTCGACGGCAACTACGAGAACCTCGCCGGCAAGACGGTCTCCGTCGGCAACGGCACCAACCAGGAGAAGATCCTCCTGGAGTGGAAGGCCAAGCTGGCGAAGGAGGGCAGGAAGCCCCTCACCGTCAAGTACTTCCAGGAGACCAACAGCCTCTACCTGGCGCTGAGCAGCGGCAAGATCGACGCCTACTTCGGCCCCAGCCCCAACCTCGCCTACCACGCGGCCAAGACCGAGGGCACGCCCCAGGCGACCCGGATCGCGGGCCAGTTCTCCGGCGCCGGTGAGACCCTCCAGGGTCTGATCGCCGCGACCGCGAAGAAGGACAGCGGTCTCGCCGAACCGCTCGCCGAGGCGATCAACTACCTGATCGACAACGGGCAGTACGCGGACTGGCTGAAGGCCTGGAACCTCTCCAACGAGTCCGTGGAGAAGTCCGAGGTCAACCCGCCCGGTCTGCCGCTCACCAACTCCTGA
- a CDS encoding amino acid ABC transporter permease: MSEPPGTAVSLTEAPPPADTPSKQLSAQRVLPLRRPSRWIATAVVLVLAAQFIHGLISNPFYQWDRFAYWFLRPTILDGLLITLEVTAYSAVLGLIGGILLALARLSDSPVLRSVSWVYIWALRSIPLIVVLLFLYNFSALYQTLSLGVPFGPAFFTFDESRLATDMAVAVIGLSLNEAAYAAEVVRGGILSVDQGQHEAASALGLPKRYQFRRIVFPQALRSITPNYVNQLIGLIKSTSLVFYVSLLDLFGTAQAMGSTYPGDIVPLLLVSTVWYLILTSVVSVIQFYVERYYARGATRTLPPTPLQKLRAGVTDLRARIRKEAAV; this comes from the coding sequence ATGAGTGAACCCCCAGGCACCGCCGTGTCCTTGACCGAGGCACCACCGCCCGCCGACACCCCGTCCAAGCAGCTCTCCGCCCAGCGGGTGCTGCCGCTGCGCCGCCCCAGCCGCTGGATCGCCACCGCCGTCGTCCTGGTCCTCGCGGCCCAGTTCATCCACGGACTGATCTCCAACCCGTTCTACCAGTGGGACCGCTTCGCCTACTGGTTCCTGCGGCCGACCATCCTCGACGGACTGCTCATCACCCTCGAAGTCACCGCCTACAGCGCGGTGTTGGGCCTGATCGGCGGCATCCTCCTAGCCCTCGCCCGGCTCTCGGACAGCCCGGTCCTGCGCTCGGTCAGCTGGGTCTACATCTGGGCCCTGCGATCGATCCCGCTGATCGTCGTCCTGCTGTTTCTCTACAACTTCAGCGCCCTCTACCAGACCCTCAGCCTGGGCGTCCCCTTCGGCCCCGCCTTCTTCACCTTCGACGAGTCGCGCCTCGCCACCGACATGGCCGTCGCCGTCATCGGCCTCAGCCTCAACGAGGCCGCCTACGCCGCCGAGGTCGTCCGCGGCGGCATCCTCTCCGTCGACCAGGGCCAGCACGAGGCGGCCTCCGCCCTCGGCCTGCCGAAGCGCTACCAGTTCCGCAGAATCGTCTTCCCGCAGGCCCTGCGCTCGATCACCCCGAACTACGTCAACCAGCTCATCGGCCTCATCAAGAGCACCTCGCTGGTCTTCTACGTCTCCCTGCTCGACCTCTTCGGCACCGCCCAGGCCATGGGCTCCACCTACCCCGGCGACATCGTGCCGCTGCTGCTGGTCTCCACCGTCTGGTACCTGATCCTCACCAGCGTCGTCTCCGTCATCCAGTTCTACGTCGAGCGGTACTACGCCCGGGGCGCCACCCGCACCCTGCCGCCGACACCGCTGCAGAAACTCCGGGCCGGGGTCACCGACCTCCGGGCCCGCATCCGCAAGGAGGCCGCCGTATGA
- a CDS encoding amino acid ABC transporter ATP-binding protein, giving the protein MTAGTLDSGAGTLGQEAATVEVHDVHKWYGAHRVLNGVDLTVRPGEVTVILGPSGSGKSTLLRVINHLEKPEIGHVSVNGELIGVRRHGDRLKELSERAILTQRSRIGFVFQNFNLFPHLTVLENVAAAPVATGKLGRAQADELARELLDRVGLADKADAYPRQLSGGQQQRVAIARALALRPGVILFDEPTSALDPELVGEVLAVIKDLARGGTTLVIVTHEIGFAREIADRVVFIDDGRIVEQGPPAEVLDKPRHERTKDFLSKVL; this is encoded by the coding sequence ATGACCGCCGGGACGCTCGACAGCGGCGCCGGGACGCTCGGCCAGGAGGCCGCCACCGTCGAGGTGCACGACGTGCACAAGTGGTACGGCGCCCATCGCGTCCTCAACGGCGTCGACCTCACCGTCCGGCCCGGCGAGGTCACCGTGATCCTCGGCCCGTCCGGCTCCGGCAAGTCCACGCTGCTCCGGGTCATCAACCACCTGGAGAAGCCCGAGATCGGGCACGTCAGCGTCAACGGCGAGCTGATCGGCGTACGACGGCACGGCGACCGGCTGAAGGAGCTGAGCGAGCGGGCGATCCTCACCCAGCGCTCCCGGATCGGCTTCGTCTTCCAGAACTTCAACCTCTTCCCGCACCTCACCGTGCTGGAGAACGTGGCCGCCGCCCCGGTGGCGACCGGCAAGCTCGGCCGGGCCCAGGCCGACGAACTCGCCCGCGAACTCCTGGACCGCGTCGGCCTCGCCGACAAGGCCGACGCCTATCCACGGCAGCTGTCGGGCGGACAGCAGCAACGCGTGGCCATCGCCCGCGCCCTCGCCCTGCGCCCCGGCGTCATCCTCTTCGACGAGCCGACCTCCGCCCTCGACCCCGAACTCGTCGGTGAAGTCCTGGCCGTCATCAAGGACTTGGCGCGCGGCGGCACCACGCTGGTGATCGTCACCCATGAGATCGGCTTCGCCCGGGAGATCGCCGACCGGGTCGTCTTCATCGACGACGGCCGGATCGTCGAACAGGGCCCGCCCGCGGAGGTCCTGGACAAGCCGCGGCACGAGCGGACGAAGGACTTCCTCAGCAAGGTCCTCTGA